One Cardinium endosymbiont cEper1 of Encarsia pergandiella genomic region harbors:
- a CDS encoding DNA recombination protein RmuC gives MPFLIYFITTALIGLTIGWWVAKILSKATISTLQNTIANLEKHLEECQYQSNTLQEKHLKITKELGASHAHTHYLEEKIAEQGQSVEQLQRQLTIHFKNLAHELLEEKSKKFSEHSQRQMEQLLTPLSEKIKGFSQQVTQYNQESLERNVALRTELKQLHDLNLKITQEAEGLTKALKGNTKLQGGWGEFILENILAQSGLVKNREYVIQPSITTEDGQRLQPDVIINLPEGRNIVIDAKVSLNHYEQFFNNAHRSEQAFHLKQHIHSIRRHIKTLSEKRYQSLYNLQGLDFVLMFIPIEPAFALAVQEEVMLFNEAYERNIVIVSPSNLIATLRTIANLWRQAYQNQNALEIATQGGALYDKFVAFIEDIKNIGRQLDLTQKNFLEATKKLYDGKGSLVSRAEKMKQLGARATKVLDQKLIDRAKEN, from the coding sequence ATGCCGTTCTTAATCTACTTTATTACCACAGCGCTTATTGGTTTAACCATTGGATGGTGGGTAGCAAAGATTCTGAGCAAAGCAACCATTTCAACTTTACAAAATACAATTGCCAATCTGGAAAAGCATTTAGAAGAATGCCAATATCAATCTAACACACTACAAGAAAAACACCTGAAAATTACTAAAGAATTAGGAGCTTCACACGCCCATACCCACTATTTAGAGGAAAAAATAGCCGAACAAGGGCAATCTGTAGAACAACTTCAAAGGCAGCTGACCATCCATTTTAAAAACTTAGCACATGAACTATTAGAAGAAAAAAGTAAAAAATTTTCAGAGCATAGTCAACGCCAAATGGAACAGTTATTAACACCACTTAGCGAAAAAATTAAAGGCTTTTCCCAACAGGTAACGCAGTACAACCAAGAAAGTTTGGAAAGAAATGTAGCTTTACGGACAGAGCTAAAACAACTCCATGACCTGAATCTAAAAATCACACAAGAAGCAGAAGGACTCACCAAGGCACTAAAAGGAAATACAAAATTACAAGGAGGATGGGGTGAGTTTATTTTGGAAAATATTCTTGCCCAATCTGGGTTGGTTAAAAATAGAGAATATGTAATACAACCGTCTATTACTACAGAAGATGGACAAAGATTGCAGCCAGATGTAATCATTAATCTACCAGAAGGTCGCAATATTGTCATTGATGCAAAAGTATCTTTAAACCATTATGAACAGTTTTTTAACAATGCGCATCGCTCAGAGCAAGCTTTTCATCTTAAACAACACATTCACTCTATTAGGCGCCATATTAAAACACTAAGCGAGAAGCGCTATCAATCACTTTACAACCTTCAAGGGTTAGACTTTGTTTTAATGTTTATACCCATTGAGCCAGCATTTGCACTAGCGGTTCAAGAAGAAGTCATGCTATTTAATGAAGCCTATGAACGCAATATTGTTATTGTATCACCATCGAATTTAATAGCCACGCTGCGTACCATTGCAAACTTATGGAGGCAAGCCTATCAAAATCAAAATGCTTTAGAAATTGCCACCCAAGGTGGTGCCTTATATGATAAATTTGTTGCCTTTATAGAGGATATAAAAAATATAGGTCGACAATTGGATTTAACACAAAAAAACTTCCTAGAAGCAACTAAAAAACTATATGATGGAAAGGGAAGTTTGGTATCTAGAGCAGAGAAAATGAAACAATTAGGTGCACGCGCTACTAAAGTATTAGATCAAAAACTTATAGATAGGGCCAAAGAAAACTAA
- the rpsJ gene encoding 30S ribosomal protein S10 has translation MNQKIRIKLKSFDAVLLDKSADSIVKAVKATKTVVNGPIPLPGKKEVYTVLRSPHVNKKSREQFQLCTHKRLIDIYSSSSKAVDALTKLELPSGVEVEIKV, from the coding sequence ATGAATCAAAAAATTCGAATCAAACTTAAATCATTCGATGCTGTGCTCTTAGATAAATCAGCAGATAGCATCGTTAAAGCTGTGAAAGCTACTAAAACAGTAGTAAATGGTCCTATTCCACTTCCAGGTAAAAAAGAAGTGTATACGGTATTGCGTTCGCCACATGTCAATAAAAAGTCGCGTGAACAATTTCAACTTTGTACCCATAAAAGATTGATAGATATTTACTCTAGTAGTTCAAAAGCAGTAGATGCATTGACCAAGCTGGAGCTACCTAGTGGTGTAGAGGTTGAAATTAAAGTTTAA
- a CDS encoding septum formation initiator family protein, which produces MNYQNTMRPTKKVWLNFYFISILFFTVWMFFFDYQNIFVQYSLYKRWNKLQTDAIDYTFQIQKIKKDKKELASNPDFLEQLAREKYYMKREKEDLYVIIPA; this is translated from the coding sequence ATGAATTATCAAAATACAATGCGCCCTACTAAAAAAGTATGGTTAAATTTTTATTTTATTTCGATCCTATTTTTTACAGTATGGATGTTTTTTTTTGATTATCAAAATATATTTGTACAATATAGTTTGTACAAACGTTGGAATAAATTACAAACAGATGCGATTGACTACACTTTCCAGATTCAAAAGATTAAAAAAGACAAAAAAGAGCTTGCCTCTAATCCTGATTTTTTAGAGCAGCTTGCTCGTGAAAAATATTATATGAAGCGCGAGAAAGAAGATTTATACGTTATTATACCAGCATAG